A stretch of the Arthrobacter stackebrandtii genome encodes the following:
- a CDS encoding glycosyltransferase → MQAERQPVDSVVVPLGTIDAATAVASLGLDANKPGWHKRDILDAGLARDLSNPPGPWHQDYVVVVQSLGRLRETLPLFSAEGRAKHLAVVVEQSDPTRPFHTGLAATAAESVTLGTLDWLPGARVIEVASAGWLDVHGVLAAVAAQGRRTLPLGGLRLGVAGKDTAAWAAADPQARWVSPDVDMDMVEPVDSMDVMAGPAEGPAEGLAAQLAPVDPFNSSPAGFKTFPGRSTASLEAIDGGTWWKLTGQETAGTEPLLLDTRTGGFTEIHIGALRNFWSVQLEGLESLTPMACARALSQLAASGVPLTLGAIPPLAEGLLGTETMAALRENAGPTDSATDREAASIATRRTALRAFLPRYRGGVLRRAAGLADSLDPAISVLLASKRPAMVPHALAQVARQSWTNTETVLILHGVDELGPEGDAAVAAFPGLLTVVHAPQSLTLGGALNLGAGQASGEYLAKMDDDDWYGPRHLEDLFLAREYSDAVLVGSPVEFTYLEGPDITTRRSHAGEQYTRHVAGGTMFISAHDLRAAGGWRNAPRAVDRALLDAVLAAGGTVYRNHGQNYMMHRRSGSGPAHTWQADDSVFLQDTLEQWNGFRPAPQMDLPPREPLQERRSAGYRSWFSAGHHAPA, encoded by the coding sequence GTGCAGGCGGAACGGCAGCCCGTGGATAGTGTCGTCGTCCCGCTGGGGACCATTGACGCCGCAACAGCCGTGGCATCCCTGGGGCTGGATGCCAACAAGCCGGGGTGGCACAAGCGCGACATCCTGGACGCCGGCCTGGCCCGGGACCTCAGCAACCCGCCCGGCCCCTGGCACCAGGACTATGTTGTCGTCGTCCAAAGCCTGGGCAGGCTCCGCGAAACCCTGCCCCTGTTCTCGGCCGAAGGCCGGGCAAAGCACCTTGCCGTCGTGGTCGAGCAGTCGGACCCCACCCGCCCCTTCCACACGGGCCTCGCCGCAACAGCGGCCGAATCCGTCACACTGGGCACCCTGGACTGGCTTCCGGGAGCAAGGGTCATCGAGGTGGCCTCCGCCGGCTGGCTGGACGTCCACGGGGTCCTGGCCGCTGTGGCTGCCCAGGGCCGGCGCACGCTGCCGCTGGGCGGGCTCCGCCTCGGCGTCGCAGGCAAGGACACTGCTGCCTGGGCCGCCGCCGACCCGCAGGCCCGCTGGGTCTCACCCGACGTCGACATGGACATGGTGGAGCCGGTCGACTCCATGGACGTCATGGCCGGGCCCGCAGAAGGGCCCGCAGAAGGCCTCGCCGCGCAACTGGCACCCGTGGATCCGTTCAACAGCTCACCCGCCGGATTCAAGACATTCCCGGGGCGCAGCACCGCATCGCTGGAGGCCATCGACGGCGGCACCTGGTGGAAGCTGACCGGGCAGGAAACAGCCGGCACCGAGCCGCTCCTGCTGGACACCAGGACCGGCGGCTTCACCGAAATCCACATCGGCGCACTCCGGAACTTCTGGAGCGTGCAGCTGGAAGGTCTTGAGTCACTGACACCCATGGCCTGTGCCAGGGCCCTGTCCCAGCTCGCCGCCTCAGGCGTTCCGCTCACCCTGGGTGCCATCCCGCCACTGGCGGAAGGCCTCCTGGGCACGGAAACCATGGCCGCCCTCCGGGAGAACGCGGGCCCCACAGATTCCGCCACCGACCGCGAAGCGGCCTCCATCGCCACCCGCCGCACCGCGCTGCGCGCCTTCCTGCCGCGCTACCGGGGCGGGGTGCTCCGCCGGGCCGCAGGCCTTGCCGATTCCCTGGACCCGGCCATCTCCGTCCTGCTCGCATCCAAGCGCCCGGCCATGGTGCCGCATGCGCTGGCGCAGGTCGCCCGGCAGAGCTGGACCAACACGGAAACCGTCCTCATCCTCCACGGCGTGGATGAGCTTGGCCCCGAAGGCGACGCCGCCGTTGCCGCCTTCCCCGGGTTGCTCACCGTCGTCCACGCGCCGCAAAGCCTGACCCTGGGCGGCGCACTTAACCTGGGCGCGGGGCAGGCCTCGGGCGAGTACCTCGCCAAGATGGACGACGACGACTGGTACGGCCCGCGGCACCTGGAAGATTTGTTTTTGGCCCGGGAATACTCGGACGCCGTCCTGGTGGGCAGCCCCGTTGAGTTCACCTACCTGGAGGGGCCGGACATCACCACCCGCCGGTCCCATGCGGGGGAGCAGTACACCCGCCACGTGGCAGGGGGAACCATGTTCATCTCCGCCCACGACCTGCGGGCAGCCGGCGGCTGGCGCAACGCCCCCAGGGCCGTGGACCGGGCCCTCCTGGACGCAGTCCTGGCAGCCGGCGGCACCGTCTACCGCAACCACGGACAGAACTACATGATGCACCGGCGCTCCGGCAGCGGCCCCGCCCACACGTGGCAGGCCGACGATTCAGTCTTCCTGCAGGACACCCTCGAGCAGTGGAACGGCTTCCGGCCGGCCCCGCAGATGGACCTGCCGCCACGGGAACCGCTGCAGGAGCGCCGCTCCGCCGGATACCGGAGCTGGTTCTCCGCGGGGCACCATGCCCCGGCCTGA
- a CDS encoding UDP-glucose dehydrogenase family protein, whose translation MRISVIGTGYLGATHAACLAEMGFEVIGMDTDPAKVAALAEGRLPFHEPALPELLRKHVQSGRLRFTTSMAETAAFANVHFLAVGTPQASEDGTADVSQIDGALRALLAHVDQDALVIGKSTVPVGTARRLASMAKKLARPGTTVELAWNPEFLREGYAVKDTLAPDRLVFGTDSGTGLPILRNVYATALAAGTPLVETDFETAELVKVAANAFLATKISFINAFAEITEVAGGDITTLADAIGMDERIGRRFLNAGVGFGGGCLPKDIRALQARTRELGLGNTMDFLASVDALNLRRRDKVVELVELALTGSGARPQVAILGASFKPESDDVRDSPALDVAARLHERGFAVSVFDPIARHSAAQRRPELDYPETIEGAVAGADAVVLLTEWRQFRELVPGDLDALVRRRNIIDGRNVLDAAQWLDGGWNFWQLGRKPADGCAAVPAAAAGLDALAVRA comes from the coding sequence ATGCGAATCAGCGTCATCGGCACGGGATACCTCGGCGCCACACATGCCGCATGCCTGGCCGAGATGGGTTTTGAGGTCATCGGCATGGACACCGACCCCGCCAAGGTCGCCGCGCTCGCCGAGGGGCGGCTGCCCTTCCACGAGCCGGCGCTGCCGGAACTGCTGCGCAAGCACGTCCAGTCGGGCCGACTGAGGTTCACCACGTCCATGGCCGAGACCGCAGCCTTCGCCAACGTCCACTTCCTGGCCGTGGGCACCCCGCAGGCCAGTGAGGACGGCACGGCCGATGTCTCCCAGATCGACGGCGCCCTCCGCGCCCTGCTGGCCCACGTCGACCAGGACGCCCTGGTCATCGGAAAGTCCACAGTCCCTGTCGGCACCGCACGCCGCCTGGCCTCCATGGCCAAGAAGCTCGCCCGCCCGGGCACCACGGTGGAGCTCGCCTGGAACCCCGAATTCCTCCGCGAGGGCTACGCCGTCAAGGACACACTCGCCCCCGACCGCCTGGTCTTCGGCACGGACAGCGGCACCGGGCTCCCCATCCTCCGCAACGTCTACGCCACGGCCCTGGCCGCCGGCACGCCGCTGGTCGAGACGGACTTTGAAACCGCCGAACTCGTCAAGGTCGCAGCCAACGCCTTCCTCGCCACCAAGATCTCCTTCATCAACGCCTTCGCCGAGATCACCGAGGTGGCGGGCGGGGACATCACAACCCTGGCAGACGCCATCGGCATGGACGAGAGAATCGGGCGCCGCTTCCTCAACGCCGGCGTGGGCTTCGGCGGCGGCTGCCTCCCCAAGGACATCCGCGCGCTCCAAGCCCGCACCCGCGAGCTGGGCCTCGGAAACACCATGGACTTCCTCGCATCGGTCGACGCGCTCAACCTGCGCCGCCGCGACAAGGTCGTGGAACTCGTGGAGCTCGCACTCACGGGGTCCGGGGCCCGGCCCCAGGTGGCCATCCTCGGCGCCAGCTTCAAGCCCGAGAGCGACGATGTCCGCGATTCGCCGGCCCTGGATGTCGCCGCCCGCCTGCATGAACGCGGCTTCGCCGTGTCCGTGTTTGACCCCATCGCCCGCCACAGTGCCGCGCAGCGCCGCCCCGAGCTTGACTACCCGGAAACCATCGAAGGCGCCGTGGCGGGGGCCGACGCCGTCGTCCTCCTGACCGAATGGCGGCAGTTCCGCGAGCTCGTGCCGGGCGACCTTGACGCCCTGGTGCGCCGCCGCAACATCATCGACGGCCGCAATGTGCTGGATGCCGCCCAATGGCTCGACGGCGGATGGAACTTTTGGCAGCTCGGCCGGAAGCCCGCGGATGGTTGCGCGGCCGTGCCCGCTGCCGCCGCCGGGCTGGACGCGCTGGCGGTGCGCGCGTGA
- a CDS encoding glycosyltransferase family 2 protein, with translation MKNGAPGRRPALSIVVPVYNVAPWLDECLNSLRSQSFSDLEIVVVNDGSTDSSGAIARRHAQADARVTVHDFANGGLGRARNRGLELCRGSYVLFTDSDDRVPSGAVAAMMAQLQESGSDLVTGRAVDFYTDPEKYSDYWTTVSSVFTRSRQGVTLAAHPELIHDHTVWNKVYSLAFLQEHGIRFSEDTLCEDVYFCAQAYAKAVSVDIVSDYVYEHRRRRGAISNSLGDAKPLTDWMAETQKVLGLLTDQPAAVRDAYVSRLLRIEAFDRARWVDAGTPQEVKAALAQLVAGLLDLGSAEAVRAVPQRHLAVLESLRLEVLSASRPRMEAPQLSVVVPTLNVERWIDDCLLSIRRQDFANLEIIVVDDGSEDKTVNAIAEHLRDDPRIHYVRSYGAGGGTARNTGTDAARGEFLAFADGDDMVPQGAYTRFIEQLERSGSDMAVGDYLQLSKDGVWHPHWKNKRFSVLREAITIAQFPELVMNRCCWDKMFRRQFWDRSGNFFPDARRANDIAPMVRAYVGAASLDVVPGPSYVYRKRPGNSSMTAKASNPASLQNYLEQELACARMVLATHSPELAQAYFSAVAERDLWVHLKGFLASGGARNPLVARPVFDAAASLLRVVPRSYLAALEPTKKLVYQLLLSGNTGPLANARRGALDMERGGIGALFPWKDALIVSADEHVQLELRRQAYSRGVLNRLVNDWPRLPEDQRRLARARVVRFAGANIGRLGSLHRSPADRVRFTLIAAGSTGAIGAVQALSGKGHPKRRMWRMLNRQPLAVQRVVRQGWKTVQRAALAVSP, from the coding sequence GTGAAGAATGGAGCCCCGGGACGCCGGCCGGCACTGAGCATCGTCGTCCCGGTCTACAACGTGGCCCCGTGGCTGGACGAATGCCTGAACTCCCTGCGGAGCCAGTCCTTCTCCGACCTTGAGATCGTCGTCGTCAATGACGGCTCCACGGACTCCTCCGGCGCGATTGCCCGCAGGCACGCCCAGGCCGATGCGAGGGTCACGGTCCACGACTTTGCCAACGGCGGGCTCGGGCGGGCCAGGAATCGCGGGCTGGAACTGTGCCGCGGAAGCTACGTCCTGTTCACCGACAGCGACGACCGGGTCCCGTCGGGCGCCGTCGCCGCCATGATGGCGCAGCTGCAGGAGAGCGGCTCCGACCTGGTCACCGGCAGGGCAGTGGACTTCTACACCGACCCCGAGAAGTACTCCGACTACTGGACCACCGTGTCCTCGGTGTTCACCCGCTCCCGTCAGGGCGTGACGCTGGCGGCCCACCCTGAACTGATCCACGACCACACGGTGTGGAACAAGGTCTACTCCCTGGCCTTCCTGCAGGAGCACGGCATCCGCTTCTCCGAAGACACCCTGTGCGAGGACGTCTACTTTTGCGCCCAGGCCTATGCCAAGGCCGTCAGCGTGGACATCGTCAGCGACTACGTCTACGAGCACCGACGCCGCCGCGGCGCCATTTCCAACTCCCTGGGGGACGCCAAGCCCCTCACCGACTGGATGGCCGAGACTCAAAAGGTCCTCGGGCTGCTCACGGACCAGCCCGCTGCCGTCCGGGACGCCTACGTGTCCCGGCTCCTGCGCATCGAGGCCTTTGACCGTGCCCGCTGGGTCGACGCGGGCACGCCGCAGGAAGTCAAGGCTGCCCTTGCGCAGCTGGTTGCCGGGCTGCTGGACCTTGGCTCGGCGGAGGCCGTCCGGGCGGTGCCGCAACGGCATCTGGCCGTGCTGGAGTCACTCCGCCTCGAGGTGCTCAGCGCCTCGCGGCCCCGCATGGAGGCACCGCAGCTGTCCGTGGTGGTGCCCACGCTGAACGTCGAACGCTGGATCGACGACTGCCTCCTCAGCATCCGCCGCCAGGATTTTGCCAATCTTGAGATCATCGTGGTCGACGACGGCAGCGAAGACAAGACCGTCAACGCCATTGCCGAACACCTCCGCGACGATCCGCGCATCCACTACGTGCGGTCCTACGGCGCCGGCGGGGGAACGGCCCGCAACACCGGCACCGACGCCGCCCGCGGCGAGTTCCTGGCCTTTGCCGACGGCGACGACATGGTCCCGCAGGGCGCCTACACCCGCTTCATTGAACAGCTGGAGCGCAGCGGCTCGGACATGGCCGTGGGCGACTACCTGCAGCTGAGCAAGGACGGGGTGTGGCACCCCCACTGGAAGAACAAGCGCTTTTCCGTGCTGCGCGAGGCCATCACCATCGCGCAGTTCCCGGAGCTGGTCATGAACCGCTGCTGCTGGGACAAGATGTTCCGCCGCCAGTTCTGGGACAGGAGCGGCAACTTCTTCCCTGACGCGCGGCGGGCCAACGACATTGCGCCCATGGTCCGCGCCTATGTCGGTGCGGCCTCCCTGGACGTGGTCCCGGGCCCGTCGTACGTGTACCGCAAGCGCCCCGGCAACTCCTCCATGACCGCCAAGGCGTCGAATCCCGCCAGCCTGCAGAACTACCTGGAACAGGAACTTGCCTGCGCCCGCATGGTGCTGGCCACGCACAGCCCTGAACTGGCGCAGGCCTACTTTTCTGCAGTTGCGGAGCGGGACCTGTGGGTGCACCTGAAGGGATTCCTTGCCAGCGGGGGAGCCAGGAACCCCCTGGTGGCCCGGCCGGTGTTTGACGCGGCCGCCTCACTGCTGCGCGTGGTGCCCCGGAGCTACCTCGCGGCGCTGGAGCCCACCAAGAAGCTCGTCTACCAGCTGCTCCTGAGCGGCAACACGGGACCGCTCGCCAACGCGCGGCGGGGCGCCCTGGACATGGAGCGGGGCGGCATCGGGGCACTGTTCCCGTGGAAGGATGCACTGATCGTGTCCGCAGATGAGCACGTGCAGCTGGAACTGCGCCGCCAGGCGTACAGCCGCGGCGTCCTGAACCGCCTCGTCAACGACTGGCCCCGCCTCCCCGAGGACCAGCGGCGCCTCGCCAGGGCCAGGGTCGTGCGCTTCGCCGGCGCCAACATCGGCCGTCTCGGCAGCCTGCACCGGTCGCCGGCCGACAGGGTGCGGTTCACCCTGATTGCCGCAGGCAGCACCGGCGCCATCGGTGCCGTCCAGGCGCTCTCCGGCAAGGGCCACCCCAAGCGCCGGATGTGGCGGATGCTGAACCGGCAGCCGCTGGCCGTGCAGCGCGTCGTCCGCCAGGGCTGGAAAACCGTCCAGCGCGCCGCCCTGGCGGTGTCACCGTGA
- a CDS encoding glycosyltransferase, with protein MTAPQTESTPLQRRIFVFPYWADNAFIDIMYMASASRGIGIVKTYYLDDLQRAIESGNPGDVLHIHWTTRVCQEAASEEDAEQRLTRFAGTLALAKERGVRIVWTVHNAMAHDARYVELETQLYRVLAEAADKIHIMNPQTPEIVRETFTIDPAKTVAIPHPSYRGWYDNSLSRKSARASLRLPQDAKAVLFFGNIKPYKGVLELIAAIKCLQEIDPSVHLLLAGRVSDADRGVLDAALSSGVKHIKELGYIPAEDTPRWFNAADLTVLPYKRSLNSGSLQLAASFDLPALVPDQAELRAVYGGEQWVGFYEEDREPRELAFRIAASLAEAPRQRRAAYEFSRQYPPFAMSNDFADAVAQL; from the coding sequence GTGACCGCACCACAGACAGAAAGCACCCCATTGCAACGCAGGATCTTCGTCTTCCCCTACTGGGCAGACAACGCCTTCATCGACATCATGTACATGGCCAGCGCCAGCCGCGGGATCGGCATCGTCAAGACCTATTACCTGGATGACCTCCAGCGGGCCATTGAAAGCGGCAACCCCGGCGACGTGCTCCACATCCACTGGACCACGCGCGTCTGCCAGGAGGCTGCCTCCGAGGAGGACGCGGAACAACGCCTCACCCGGTTTGCAGGCACCCTGGCCCTCGCCAAGGAGCGCGGGGTCCGGATTGTCTGGACCGTGCACAACGCCATGGCCCACGACGCCCGGTACGTGGAGCTGGAGACGCAGCTGTACCGTGTCCTGGCCGAGGCCGCGGACAAGATCCACATCATGAACCCGCAGACGCCGGAGATCGTGCGCGAAACCTTCACCATCGATCCGGCGAAGACCGTGGCCATACCCCACCCCAGCTACCGGGGCTGGTATGACAACAGCCTGAGCCGGAAGTCGGCCCGGGCCTCGCTGCGCCTGCCGCAGGACGCCAAGGCCGTGCTGTTCTTTGGCAACATCAAGCCGTACAAGGGCGTGCTGGAGCTCATTGCGGCCATCAAGTGCCTGCAGGAGATCGACCCCTCCGTGCACCTGCTGCTGGCCGGCCGCGTCTCGGACGCAGACCGGGGCGTCCTGGACGCGGCCCTCTCGTCCGGGGTGAAGCACATCAAGGAGCTGGGCTACATCCCGGCGGAGGACACGCCCCGGTGGTTCAACGCGGCGGACCTGACAGTGCTGCCCTACAAGCGCTCGCTGAACTCCGGCTCCCTGCAGCTGGCGGCCTCCTTCGACCTGCCGGCCCTCGTGCCGGACCAGGCCGAGCTGCGGGCCGTGTATGGCGGCGAGCAGTGGGTGGGCTTCTACGAAGAGGACCGGGAACCGCGCGAGCTCGCCTTCCGCATCGCGGCCTCCCTGGCGGAGGCCCCCCGGCAGCGCCGGGCAGCCTACGAGTTCTCACGCCAGTACCCTCCCTTCGCCATGAGCAACGACTTCGCCGATGCCGTTGCGCAACTCTGA
- a CDS encoding GSCFA domain-containing protein, whose translation MVVDQESRRSPYKGREAKSFWKQSVAGRAPHQLPGLYSRKFGIAPTDGIMTAGSCFAQHIARHLRAAGYNVLDTEPAPPWMSGETAQRYGFGTYSARFGNIYYVRQFLQLVQEATGRRTPADIAWEKDGRYFDALRPAVEPHGLETAELVSLHREQHLARVRQLLAGTSVLVFTLGLTEGWVHTASGTLYPTAPGTIAGDYDPATYHFHNFSYAEVHADLIELRQLLQQLSPGLKIILTVSPVSLAATAGGEHVLPATVYSKSVLRAAAGALAGEFADVDYFPSYEVITGAPSGNSLLDATLRNVTPEGVETVMGYFFAEHPVHAVAADPAPGQPAAPSAEAVLCEEALLEAFGS comes from the coding sequence ATGGTAGTGGACCAGGAAAGCCGCCGCTCACCCTACAAGGGGAGGGAGGCCAAGTCCTTTTGGAAGCAGTCCGTCGCCGGCAGGGCGCCGCACCAGCTGCCCGGCCTGTACAGCAGGAAGTTTGGGATCGCCCCCACCGACGGCATCATGACGGCAGGCAGCTGCTTTGCCCAGCACATCGCCAGGCACCTCCGCGCCGCCGGCTACAACGTCCTGGACACGGAACCGGCCCCGCCGTGGATGTCCGGGGAAACGGCCCAGCGCTACGGCTTCGGCACCTACTCGGCCAGGTTCGGCAACATCTACTATGTCCGCCAGTTCCTCCAGCTCGTCCAGGAAGCCACAGGCCGGCGCACCCCGGCGGACATCGCCTGGGAAAAGGACGGGCGCTACTTTGACGCCCTGCGTCCCGCCGTGGAGCCGCACGGGCTCGAGACTGCCGAGCTGGTCAGCCTGCACCGGGAGCAGCACCTGGCCCGCGTCAGGCAACTGCTGGCCGGCACCAGCGTCCTCGTCTTCACCCTGGGCCTGACGGAGGGCTGGGTGCACACAGCCTCGGGAACGCTCTATCCGACGGCGCCCGGAACCATCGCGGGCGACTACGACCCCGCCACGTACCACTTCCACAACTTCAGCTACGCCGAGGTGCACGCGGACCTCATCGAGCTGCGCCAGCTCCTGCAGCAGCTGTCCCCGGGCCTGAAGATCATCCTGACGGTCTCGCCGGTGTCCCTCGCCGCAACGGCCGGCGGCGAGCACGTGCTGCCGGCCACCGTGTACTCAAAGTCGGTCCTGCGCGCCGCCGCGGGCGCGCTCGCAGGCGAGTTTGCCGACGTCGACTATTTCCCCTCCTACGAGGTCATCACCGGCGCACCATCCGGCAACTCGCTGCTGGATGCCACGCTGCGCAACGTCACGCCGGAGGGCGTGGAAACCGTCATGGGGTACTTCTTCGCGGAACACCCGGTCCATGCAGTGGCGGCGGACCCCGCCCCGGGGCAGCCGGCGGCGCCAAGCGCCGAGGCCGTCCTGTGTGAAGAAGCACTATTGGAGGCATTCGGATCATGA
- a CDS encoding methyltransferase encodes MSTEPSTAQSAPTVSWMRDGAEHTARWFSAGGAAAPRNVTAVDDSLTADDAYRLAAQGTAMLWQGDYHNARQLLSAMARRLPAFSRHDGEDVAKAFYRYRQGRTQRARMLGLLLVPLEPGPAVALRRAPDVAQAWAAAAGDVAEATVTPLQDVLGAVGAFEWRRNGVFVEELDAVIHPHYGTFAPIRSEYLGLVDRAELPSTELAFDIGTGTGVLAAILAKRGVKKVIATDTEPRAIACARENLASLGLDGIVEPTLVSMFPDGKAPLIVCNPPWLPGTANTLLDNAVYDPKSRMLKAFITGLRAHLAHGGEGWLIISDLAEHLGLRSRDELLQWIANAGLEVRDKLDTEPRHPRSMDRSDPFFDARSREVTSLWKLAARS; translated from the coding sequence ATGAGCACCGAGCCGTCCACCGCGCAGTCCGCCCCCACCGTGAGCTGGATGCGCGACGGCGCCGAGCACACCGCCCGCTGGTTCTCCGCCGGCGGTGCCGCCGCGCCCAGGAACGTCACCGCCGTGGATGACTCCCTCACCGCCGACGACGCCTACCGCCTCGCCGCGCAGGGCACCGCCATGCTGTGGCAGGGCGACTACCACAACGCCCGCCAGCTGCTCTCGGCCATGGCCCGCCGCCTGCCCGCCTTTTCCAGGCACGACGGCGAGGATGTCGCCAAGGCCTTCTACCGCTACCGCCAGGGGAGGACGCAGCGGGCACGGATGCTCGGGCTGCTGCTGGTCCCGCTGGAGCCCGGCCCTGCAGTCGCCCTGAGAAGGGCGCCGGACGTGGCACAGGCCTGGGCTGCCGCGGCAGGGGACGTCGCGGAGGCAACCGTCACGCCGCTGCAGGATGTCCTCGGCGCCGTCGGCGCCTTTGAGTGGCGCCGCAACGGCGTCTTTGTGGAGGAGCTGGACGCGGTCATCCATCCCCACTACGGCACCTTTGCCCCCATCCGCAGCGAGTACCTGGGACTCGTGGACCGGGCGGAGCTGCCATCCACGGAGCTGGCCTTCGACATCGGCACCGGCACCGGCGTCCTCGCGGCCATCCTGGCCAAGCGCGGGGTCAAGAAGGTCATCGCCACCGACACCGAACCCCGGGCCATTGCATGCGCCCGGGAAAACCTGGCCAGCCTCGGCCTGGACGGCATCGTCGAGCCAACCCTGGTCAGCATGTTCCCGGACGGCAAGGCGCCGCTGATTGTCTGCAACCCGCCGTGGCTGCCCGGCACCGCCAACACGCTTCTGGACAATGCGGTCTACGACCCCAAGAGCCGCATGCTCAAGGCGTTCATTACCGGCCTGCGGGCCCACCTGGCTCACGGGGGAGAGGGCTGGCTGATCATCTCGGACCTGGCCGAGCACCTCGGCCTGCGCTCCCGCGACGAGCTGCTGCAGTGGATCGCCAACGCCGGCCTCGAGGTCAGGGACAAGCTGGACACCGAACCGCGCCACCCGCGCTCGATGGACCGCAGCGACCCCTTCTTCGACGCCCGCTCCCGCGAGGTCACCTCGCTGTGGAAGCTGGCGGCACGGAGTTAG